The DNA window AAGGAATATGAGAGAGAGTTCTCATGAAGAAGGCTCGAAAATTAGCAACAAGATGCATCCATGGAGAGACAGAAGAAGAGAAAGGTCCAGCAATAGTTCCAATAGCTCAAACAAGCACATTTGTCTTTGAGAATCAAGAACAGGTCTTGGATTCTGTAACTGGGAAATCCGGCGACCATCTCTATACACGATGGAGTAATCCTACGACACAGCATACAGAGAGACAGATAAGCGCTATAGAAGGAACTGAGGAATCCCTGTTAGTATCCTCAGGAATGGCTGCGATTTCATCCACGATCTTCAGTCTCGTAACCGAAGGAAGCAAGATTCTAGCAATCGATTCCATATACGGGGGGACCCTGCATTTGTTCGAAGATGTTCTTCCGAAAATGGGCGTGAAGGTCGATTTCGTATCTGTCGAAGATTTCTCTCAAAAGCTAGAACAGTCAGAAAACGAGTATGACATCTGTTACTTCGAAACGCCGACAAACCCCACACTCAAGATAGTTGACATTGAACAGGTTGTTACCGCCGCACCCAATTCGAACACGATAAGCGTCATCGATGGCACTTTCGCAACACCATATAACCAGCAGCCCAGTTCCATGGGTATCGACATTGTCATTCACAGTGCTACGAAGTATTTGGGTGGGCACAGTGATCTCATTGCAGGTGTGG is part of the Candidatus Thorarchaeota archaeon genome and encodes:
- a CDS encoding aminotransferase class I/II-fold pyridoxal phosphate-dependent enzyme — translated: MKKARKLATRCIHGETEEEKGPAIVPIAQTSTFVFENQEQVLDSVTGKSGDHLYTRWSNPTTQHTERQISAIEGTEESLLVSSGMAAISSTIFSLVTEGSKILAIDSIYGGTLHLFEDVLPKMGVKVDFVSVEDFSQKLEQSENEYDICYFETPTNPTLKIVDIEQVVTAAPNSNTISVIDGTFATPYNQQPSSMGIDIVIHSATKYLGGHSDLIAGVVSGKSKHIEQIRETAKLFGGTIDPFASFLLNRGIKTLGVRMPKHNENALYLAKKLSQMDGVKRVFHPGLESHPGHKIAEKQMKGFGGMLTIELNADHQKTRDFVDGLELFLNATSLGGVQSLVSMPTLTSHYGIDEEILRKMDISGSTVRLSVGIEDKEDLLNDIEHSMDTNL